A genomic region of Canis aureus isolate CA01 chromosome 16, VMU_Caureus_v.1.0, whole genome shotgun sequence contains the following coding sequences:
- the CDK3 gene encoding cyclin-dependent kinase 3 isoform X1 produces the protein MDVFQKVEKIGEGTYGVVYKAKNKETGQLVALKKIRLDLETEGVPSTAIREISLLKELKHPNIVRLLDVVHSEKKLYLVFEFLSQDLKKYMDSAPASELPLHLVKSYLFQLLQGVSFCHSHRVIHRDLKPQNLLINELGAIKLADFGLARAFGVPLRTYTHEVVTLWYRAPEILLGTKFYSTAVDVWSIGCIFAEMVTRRALFPGDSEIDQLFRIFRTLGTPSEATWPGVTQLPDYKGSFPKWTRKGLEEIVPSLEPEGKDLLMQLLQYDPSQRISAKAALVHPYFSSAETSPAPHQCVLERFCR, from the exons ATGGATGTGTTCCAGAAGGTAGAGAAGATCGGAGAGGGCACCTATGGGGTGGTGTATAAGGCCAAGAACAAGGAGACAGGGCAGCTTGTGGCCCTCAAGAAGATCAGGCTGGATTT GGAAACCGAGGGCGTCCCGAGCACCGCCATCAGGGAGATCTCCCTGCTCAAAGAGCTTAAGCACCCCAACATCGTCAg GCTGCTGGACGTGGTGCACAGTGAGAAGAAGCTTTACCTGGTGTTTGAGTTCCTCAGCCAGGACCTGAAGAAGTACATGGACTCGGCGCCGGCCTCCGAGCTGCCCCTGCACCTGGTCAAG AGCTACCTCTTCCAGCTGCTGCAGGGGGTGAGCTTCTGCCACTCTCATCGGGTCATCCACCGAGACCTGAAGCCCCAGAACCTGCTCATCAACGAGCTGGGGGCCATCAAGCTGGCCGACTTCGGACTGGCTCGAGCCTTCGGGGTGCCCCTGCGCACCTACACCCACGAG GTGGTGACGCTCTGGTATCGCGCCCCTGAGATCCTCTTGGGCACCAAGTTCTATTCCACAGCTGTGGACGTCTGGAGCATTGGTTGCATCTTTGCTGAGATG GTGACCCGCAGAGCCCTGTTTCCTGGTGACTCTGAGATTGACCAGCTCTTTCGAATCTTTCGGACCCTGGGGACACCCAGTGAAGCCACGTGGCCAGGGGTCACCCAGCTGCCTGACTATAAGGGCAGTTTCCCCAAGTGGACCAGGAAGGGGCTGGAGGAGATCGTGCCCAGTCTGGAACCAGAGGGCAAGGACCTGCTCATG CAACTCCTGCAGTACGACCCCAGCCAGCGGATCTCAGCCAAGGCAGCCCTTGTGCACCCCTACTTCTCGTCTGCCGAgacctccccagctccccaccagTGCGTGCTGGAGCGTTTCTGCCGATGA
- the CDK3 gene encoding cyclin-dependent kinase 3 isoform X2 gives MCSRRETEGVPSTAIREISLLKELKHPNIVRLLDVVHSEKKLYLVFEFLSQDLKKYMDSAPASELPLHLVKSYLFQLLQGVSFCHSHRVIHRDLKPQNLLINELGAIKLADFGLARAFGVPLRTYTHEVVTLWYRAPEILLGTKFYSTAVDVWSIGCIFAEMVTRRALFPGDSEIDQLFRIFRTLGTPSEATWPGVTQLPDYKGSFPKWTRKGLEEIVPSLEPEGKDLLMQLLQYDPSQRISAKAALVHPYFSSAETSPAPHQCVLERFCR, from the exons ATGTGTTCCAGAAG GGAAACCGAGGGCGTCCCGAGCACCGCCATCAGGGAGATCTCCCTGCTCAAAGAGCTTAAGCACCCCAACATCGTCAg GCTGCTGGACGTGGTGCACAGTGAGAAGAAGCTTTACCTGGTGTTTGAGTTCCTCAGCCAGGACCTGAAGAAGTACATGGACTCGGCGCCGGCCTCCGAGCTGCCCCTGCACCTGGTCAAG AGCTACCTCTTCCAGCTGCTGCAGGGGGTGAGCTTCTGCCACTCTCATCGGGTCATCCACCGAGACCTGAAGCCCCAGAACCTGCTCATCAACGAGCTGGGGGCCATCAAGCTGGCCGACTTCGGACTGGCTCGAGCCTTCGGGGTGCCCCTGCGCACCTACACCCACGAG GTGGTGACGCTCTGGTATCGCGCCCCTGAGATCCTCTTGGGCACCAAGTTCTATTCCACAGCTGTGGACGTCTGGAGCATTGGTTGCATCTTTGCTGAGATG GTGACCCGCAGAGCCCTGTTTCCTGGTGACTCTGAGATTGACCAGCTCTTTCGAATCTTTCGGACCCTGGGGACACCCAGTGAAGCCACGTGGCCAGGGGTCACCCAGCTGCCTGACTATAAGGGCAGTTTCCCCAAGTGGACCAGGAAGGGGCTGGAGGAGATCGTGCCCAGTCTGGAACCAGAGGGCAAGGACCTGCTCATG CAACTCCTGCAGTACGACCCCAGCCAGCGGATCTCAGCCAAGGCAGCCCTTGTGCACCCCTACTTCTCGTCTGCCGAgacctccccagctccccaccagTGCGTGCTGGAGCGTTTCTGCCGATGA